A window of the Streptomyces finlayi genome harbors these coding sequences:
- a CDS encoding putative baseplate assembly protein: MSGTGGCGCGCGGHDEHRAPEALYNPPGRTALDYRVGDYGSFLAAMVDRLASPAYPALRGLTVRTPDDPAIGLLDAWAVVGDLLTFHSERILDEAYLRTANEHRSLALLGRLVGHRPRPGIAADTHLAYTLDQDPRGADVEVVIPRGARSNSVPLTSQEDSQVFETDADLAARASWNELAVRRRRPTLLTEEDLTRRSEIQVAGTTTGLGTGDRLLFVFKGWQDGGQDGGQGQRLLRTVARLRVDREDDVTGIALQQSAPPSPGELVALLREWITEDDRAVEDGEPAPDNPNPRPVSRFIQDFDTQVLAPLRDELDSLTSPARLAAALAEPHERLAEAQVVARAHEHVAAWFAQLEAVIGDIRARAAELEPVRAAPEGLRAAAPGGSAALRALGAVLPALRGEVVRAGSRAGSLPAGAGAGRLSAPGSDLGARLLAALDPRIADGMYPAWRQSAPTAPSLLHEVQAMRVTVAPFGAMAPLRPVQDARGRVIRQADWPLTGSALTTMRVVFDTAGKVPVRAEFQHTETGSSVQQSENLPSEATFDLGPGRVTVRTRAGQDHDLSWLNRRPADSQEPGVTAQLHAGLPERTLFVSRPAEDGRVQVAVHNGETRTWRLAPGDHEQVRHEGYELTVRYTVGSEPANVVIGIATVPEPADRRVIALDSVQDSVTVGSWVAIERPRKGAEGPDGIPGDERLRFVTTRVTAVRTAVYTDFGITGRGTELTLADPWLDEHDVLLSTIRDTTVHAGGQALRLADEPLGEDVHGNELELAELYDGLRPGRRLMVSGERTDVPAGRATELVTVADVEQVLDPLLPGDHVHTRLTLTTDLVHRYRRATVRVRGNVVGATHGESREEPIGSGDPDRTNQTFALWQSPLTWLPTDNALGAVPVLDVRVDGLLWHEVDSLAGRGPRDRVYVSGVAGGRTTVTFGDGVHGARLPGGHENVRARYRFGTGRAANVRADRITQAVNRPLGVTGVTNPQPATGGADADGPGATRSTVPLAVSALDRLVSVADYEDFARARGGIGRAVAREIFDGRRRMLHVTVAGVDDIPIAEDSDVLTALRSSLTRYGDPRLPVRVQVRELVLLLLAAKVKVARDHSWHVVEPRLRQALLTRFGSARRELGSPAHLSDVLATAHAVPGVDHVDVDVFGAVPATLTPDGLPGLADALARPRTTVPARLATYDEDVHRVTAPEGETLTGVAARYGIALTELLRLNPDITDTRRLAKGRAVFVFRGVRPAQLVLLSPEVPDTLTLTEVTR; the protein is encoded by the coding sequence ATGAGCGGCACGGGCGGCTGCGGCTGCGGCTGTGGCGGACACGACGAACACCGGGCTCCCGAGGCCCTGTACAACCCGCCGGGGCGTACCGCACTCGACTACCGGGTCGGGGACTACGGCTCGTTCCTGGCGGCCATGGTGGACCGGCTCGCCTCGCCCGCCTATCCGGCGCTGCGGGGGCTCACGGTCCGCACCCCGGACGATCCGGCGATCGGTCTCCTCGACGCGTGGGCCGTCGTGGGCGACCTGCTGACGTTCCACTCCGAGCGGATATTGGACGAGGCGTATCTGCGCACCGCGAACGAACACCGCTCACTGGCGCTGCTCGGGCGCCTGGTGGGACACCGGCCGCGGCCGGGCATCGCCGCCGACACCCATCTCGCGTACACCCTGGACCAGGATCCGCGGGGTGCGGACGTGGAGGTGGTCATCCCGCGCGGGGCGCGCAGCAACAGTGTGCCGCTCACCTCCCAGGAGGATTCCCAGGTCTTCGAGACCGATGCCGATCTCGCGGCCCGCGCGTCCTGGAACGAACTCGCGGTGCGCCGGCGCAGGCCCACGCTGCTGACCGAGGAGGACCTGACCCGGCGTTCCGAGATCCAGGTGGCGGGCACCACGACCGGTCTGGGGACCGGGGACCGGCTGCTGTTCGTCTTCAAGGGCTGGCAGGACGGCGGGCAGGACGGCGGGCAGGGGCAACGACTGCTCCGTACCGTGGCCCGGCTCCGCGTCGACCGCGAGGACGACGTGACGGGGATCGCGCTCCAGCAGTCCGCCCCGCCGTCCCCGGGCGAACTGGTGGCCCTGCTGCGCGAGTGGATCACCGAGGACGACCGGGCGGTCGAGGACGGCGAGCCCGCCCCCGACAACCCCAACCCGCGCCCGGTCAGCCGGTTCATCCAGGACTTCGACACCCAGGTGCTCGCACCGCTGCGGGACGAACTGGACTCCCTCACCTCACCCGCCCGTCTCGCCGCCGCGCTCGCGGAACCGCACGAGCGGCTGGCCGAGGCACAGGTCGTCGCGCGAGCGCACGAGCACGTCGCCGCATGGTTCGCGCAGCTGGAGGCGGTGATCGGCGACATCAGGGCGCGGGCAGCCGAGCTGGAGCCGGTCAGGGCCGCCCCCGAGGGGCTGCGCGCTGCCGCGCCGGGCGGTTCCGCCGCGCTGCGGGCGCTGGGCGCGGTACTTCCAGCGCTGCGCGGAGAGGTCGTACGGGCAGGCTCCCGGGCGGGGTCCCTGCCGGCCGGCGCCGGTGCCGGCCGGCTGTCGGCTCCGGGCTCCGATCTCGGGGCGCGGCTGCTGGCGGCGCTCGACCCGCGGATCGCCGACGGGATGTATCCCGCGTGGCGGCAGTCCGCCCCCACCGCGCCGTCGCTCCTGCACGAGGTGCAGGCGATGCGGGTGACGGTGGCGCCGTTCGGCGCGATGGCGCCGCTGCGGCCCGTGCAGGACGCACGGGGACGGGTGATCAGACAGGCGGACTGGCCGCTGACCGGCTCCGCCCTGACGACGATGCGGGTGGTGTTCGACACGGCGGGCAAGGTCCCGGTGCGTGCGGAGTTCCAGCACACCGAGACGGGTTCGTCCGTCCAGCAGTCGGAGAACCTACCGTCGGAGGCCACGTTCGACCTGGGACCCGGCCGGGTCACGGTCAGGACCCGGGCCGGCCAGGACCACGATCTGAGCTGGCTGAACCGGCGGCCCGCCGACTCGCAGGAGCCGGGCGTCACCGCCCAGTTGCACGCCGGGCTGCCCGAGCGGACCCTGTTCGTCTCCCGGCCCGCGGAGGACGGCCGGGTCCAGGTCGCCGTCCACAACGGTGAGACCAGGACCTGGCGACTGGCGCCCGGTGACCACGAACAGGTCAGGCACGAGGGCTACGAGCTGACCGTGCGGTACACGGTCGGCAGCGAACCCGCCAATGTGGTCATCGGCATCGCCACCGTCCCGGAGCCCGCCGACCGGCGGGTGATCGCCCTCGACTCGGTGCAGGACTCGGTCACGGTCGGCAGCTGGGTCGCGATCGAGCGTCCCCGCAAGGGCGCCGAGGGCCCCGACGGCATTCCGGGCGACGAGAGGCTCAGGTTCGTCACCACCAGGGTCACCGCCGTACGCACCGCCGTGTACACCGACTTCGGCATCACCGGACGCGGTACGGAACTGACCCTGGCGGACCCCTGGCTCGACGAGCACGATGTGCTGCTCTCCACGATCAGGGACACGACCGTGCACGCGGGCGGACAGGCACTGCGGCTCGCCGACGAGCCGCTCGGCGAGGACGTGCACGGCAATGAGCTCGAACTGGCCGAGCTGTACGACGGGCTGCGCCCGGGGCGGCGGCTCATGGTGTCGGGGGAGCGCACGGACGTCCCCGCGGGGCGGGCCACCGAGCTGGTGACGGTCGCGGACGTCGAGCAGGTGCTCGACCCGCTGCTGCCCGGCGACCACGTGCACACGAGACTCACCCTGACCACGGACCTGGTCCACCGCTACCGGCGGGCCACCGTGCGGGTGCGGGGCAACGTGGTGGGGGCCACGCACGGCGAGAGCCGGGAGGAGCCGATCGGCAGCGGCGACCCGGACCGGACCAACCAGACGTTCGCCCTGTGGCAGTCACCGCTCACCTGGCTGCCCACCGACAACGCGCTGGGGGCGGTCCCCGTCCTCGACGTACGGGTCGACGGGCTGCTGTGGCACGAGGTGGACAGCCTCGCCGGACGCGGACCGCGCGATCGGGTGTACGTCAGCGGGGTGGCGGGCGGCCGGACCACGGTCACCTTCGGCGACGGGGTGCACGGGGCCCGGCTGCCCGGTGGGCACGAGAACGTCCGGGCCCGCTACCGCTTCGGCACCGGCCGGGCCGCCAACGTCCGGGCCGACCGGATCACCCAGGCGGTCAACCGGCCGCTCGGCGTCACCGGGGTCACCAATCCTCAGCCCGCCACGGGCGGCGCGGACGCGGACGGCCCCGGCGCGACCCGGTCCACGGTGCCGCTCGCCGTGTCGGCCCTCGACCGGCTGGTGTCGGTCGCGGACTACGAGGACTTCGCCCGCGCCCGCGGCGGGATCGGCCGGGCCGTGGCGCGTGAGATCTTCGACGGCAGACGGCGGATGCTGCATGTGACGGTGGCCGGGGTCGACGACATCCCCATCGCCGAGGACTCCGACGTGCTCACCGCGCTGCGCTCCTCACTCACCCGGTACGGGGACCCCCGGCTGCCGGTACGGGTGCAGGTGCGCGAACTGGTCCTGCTGCTGCTCGCAGCGAAGGTGAAGGTGGCCCGCGACCACAGCTGGCACGTCGTCGAACCCCGCCTGCGCCAGGCCCTGCTGACCCGCTTCGGCAGCGCCAGGCGCGAGCTGGGCAGCCCGGCGCACCTGTCGGACGTACTGGCGACGGCCCACGCGGTGCCCGGCGTCGACCACGTGGACGTGGACGTGTTCGGCGCAGTGCCCGCGACCCTCACCCCCGACGGTCTGCCCGGACTCGCGGACGCCCTCGCACGACCGCGTACGACGGTACCGGCGCGGCTCGCCACGTACGACGAGGACGTGCACCGGGTGACCGCACCGGAGGGCGAGACGCTCACCGGGGTCGCCGCCCGGTACGGCATCGCCCTCACCGAACTGCTGCGCCTCAACCCGGACATCACCGACACCCGGCGCCTGGCGAAGGGCCGCGCGGTGTTCGTCTTCCGCGGCGTCCGGCCCGCCCAGCTCGTCCTGCTGTCACCGGAAGTCCCGGACACGCTCACTCTCACGGAGGTCACCCGATGA
- a CDS encoding baseplate J/gp47 family protein → MSSPSRDLVCRTDGRRGMVRAARLDGVDAVEAGDDGLTLTVTFLGKAPQGLCPENIRIDGGRRITGIEAVEVTVEREEDPELDDRLVVTVDRTGDTSRYQLSVVDTDPYGRPGTEPFPGFDQRYFRAEFEFRPDCPTPFDCADDAAGRDTGPRTEAPVIDYTARDYDSVRRLILDRLALTTPDWVERNPADLGVTLVELLAHMADRISYQQDAVATEAYLDTARRRVSVRRHVRLIDYPMHDGCNARALVTVEVTKRLTLLPGTFRFAAVDVRTLGPRDRPEIGTVIEDRELAMLAERGSVEVFEPVVAGEPAELRPAHNTIRLWTWGDEVCALPKGAVSATLRDEWTDKKCTVRALALAPGDLLLFEEVRGARSGTPGDADPAHRQAVRLTSVTPGVDTLCDQPVLEITWAREDALAFPVCLSTRGGPGCEPVPDVSVARGNVILVDHGRSLTFGGALPETVAVPPEPAVLGSCEPSGFGCGDSDAGNATARLLGERLEQTRHGRLLTAEQIRELSTQVGDDQVTRAGLGLELAGRRREKVVPGTAYEQAEALATLLAQVVYPGIRPRFRPVLQRSPVVQAAPFPLPEHVCAGQADRLAAVPGRVRERLVELWRSARDCDGLTEAEIDELTVLFGLRTLEHVALHRHPVRALRELLHRSERLLAPKLRRLHVLTARARAGAVLDAGIAWEIAHSWGPGYATGLRPDEPVLRGPAAALVQDPRAALPAVTVVDGDETWTARRDLLASGHRDRHLVGELEDDGRIALRFGDGRHGARPRPGARLGLHYRLGGGTAGNVGAEAVNHLVLLGDRHPEGAGDTRHPEGAGSTRHPERRGDTAEALPVAGVRNPLPAVGGTEPEPSEQVRQLAPLDLKRTRQRAVTAEDYAALASALPGVQRAAADIRWTGSVQEAHVAVDAQGAGEPAPELLDSVAYALESYRRIGHDLVVGPASTVALDIALSVCAAPGHQYGRILTELYRLMGRGRLPDGRLGFFHPDALVFGEPVRLSRLVAAAAAVRGVESVTVTRLRRLLDDVAGDDGDDTALEAGVLRLGPLEIARCDNDPDRPENGRLTIELAGGSR, encoded by the coding sequence ATGAGCAGCCCGAGCAGGGATTTGGTCTGCCGTACGGACGGCAGGCGAGGCATGGTGCGTGCGGCACGGCTCGACGGCGTGGACGCGGTGGAGGCCGGGGACGACGGTCTGACGCTGACGGTGACGTTCCTCGGCAAGGCGCCGCAGGGGCTGTGCCCGGAGAACATCCGGATCGACGGCGGCCGCCGGATCACGGGTATCGAGGCGGTCGAGGTGACCGTGGAGCGGGAGGAGGACCCGGAGCTCGACGACCGGCTGGTCGTGACGGTCGACCGCACCGGGGACACTTCGCGTTACCAGCTGTCGGTCGTGGACACCGATCCATACGGGCGGCCGGGTACGGAACCGTTCCCCGGGTTCGACCAGCGGTACTTCCGGGCGGAGTTCGAGTTCCGGCCGGACTGCCCCACGCCCTTCGACTGCGCGGACGATGCGGCGGGCCGTGACACCGGCCCCCGGACCGAGGCGCCCGTCATCGACTACACGGCGCGCGACTACGACTCCGTACGACGGCTCATCCTGGACCGGCTCGCGCTGACCACACCCGACTGGGTCGAGCGCAACCCCGCCGACCTCGGCGTCACCCTCGTCGAGCTGCTGGCGCACATGGCGGACCGGATCAGCTATCAGCAGGACGCGGTGGCCACCGAGGCGTATCTGGACACCGCCCGCAGGCGGGTGTCGGTGCGCCGGCACGTGCGGCTGATCGACTATCCGATGCACGACGGATGCAATGCCCGTGCCCTGGTCACCGTCGAGGTGACGAAGCGGCTGACGCTGCTGCCGGGTACGTTCCGTTTCGCCGCGGTCGACGTCCGTACGCTGGGGCCGCGCGACCGGCCCGAGATCGGCACCGTCATCGAGGACCGTGAGCTGGCGATGCTGGCCGAGCGCGGGTCGGTGGAGGTGTTCGAGCCGGTGGTGGCCGGCGAGCCGGCCGAACTGCGTCCCGCGCACAACACCATCCGCCTGTGGACCTGGGGCGACGAGGTGTGCGCCCTGCCGAAGGGCGCGGTGTCGGCGACGCTGCGGGACGAGTGGACCGACAAGAAGTGCACCGTGCGGGCGCTGGCCCTGGCGCCGGGCGACCTGCTGCTGTTCGAGGAGGTACGCGGGGCGCGTTCGGGTACGCCGGGCGACGCGGACCCCGCGCACCGGCAGGCCGTACGCCTGACCTCGGTCACCCCGGGCGTGGACACGTTGTGCGACCAGCCGGTCCTTGAGATCACCTGGGCCAGGGAGGACGCGCTCGCGTTTCCCGTGTGCCTGTCGACGCGCGGCGGGCCGGGCTGTGAACCCGTGCCGGACGTGAGCGTCGCGCGGGGCAACGTGATCCTCGTCGACCACGGCAGGTCACTGACGTTCGGCGGGGCCCTGCCCGAGACGGTGGCCGTGCCGCCGGAGCCCGCCGTGCTCGGTTCCTGCGAGCCGTCCGGCTTCGGGTGCGGGGACTCCGACGCGGGCAACGCGACGGCCCGGCTCCTGGGCGAACGTCTGGAACAGACCCGGCACGGACGGCTGCTCACCGCCGAGCAGATACGGGAACTGTCGACGCAGGTCGGCGACGATCAGGTGACGCGCGCCGGTCTCGGCCTGGAGCTGGCGGGGCGCCGGCGCGAGAAGGTCGTTCCGGGCACCGCGTACGAGCAGGCGGAGGCACTGGCCACGCTGCTCGCGCAGGTGGTGTACCCGGGCATCCGGCCCCGGTTCCGGCCGGTGCTCCAGCGCTCTCCCGTCGTCCAGGCAGCGCCCTTCCCGCTGCCGGAGCACGTCTGTGCCGGGCAGGCCGACCGGCTGGCCGCTGTGCCGGGGCGGGTGCGGGAGCGGCTGGTGGAGCTGTGGCGCAGCGCCCGCGACTGCGACGGGCTGACCGAGGCGGAGATCGACGAGCTGACCGTGCTCTTCGGGTTACGGACGCTGGAGCATGTGGCATTGCACCGTCACCCGGTACGTGCGCTGCGCGAGCTGCTGCACCGCAGTGAGCGGCTGCTGGCGCCGAAGCTGCGCAGGCTCCATGTGCTGACGGCCCGGGCCCGCGCGGGTGCGGTGCTGGACGCGGGCATCGCCTGGGAGATCGCGCACAGCTGGGGCCCCGGCTACGCGACCGGGCTGCGTCCGGACGAGCCCGTGCTGCGAGGGCCGGCCGCCGCCCTGGTCCAGGATCCGCGGGCCGCGCTGCCCGCGGTGACGGTTGTGGACGGTGACGAGACGTGGACCGCGCGGCGGGATCTGCTCGCCAGTGGGCACCGGGACCGGCATCTCGTCGGCGAGCTGGAGGACGACGGTCGGATCGCCCTGCGGTTCGGCGACGGGCGGCACGGTGCCCGGCCGCGGCCCGGCGCCCGGCTCGGGCTGCACTACCGGCTCGGTGGTGGCACGGCGGGCAACGTGGGCGCGGAGGCCGTCAACCATCTGGTGCTGCTGGGTGACCGGCACCCCGAGGGCGCGGGGGACACACGGCACCCCGAGGGCGCAGGAAGCACACGGCACCCCGAGAGAAGAGGGGACACGGCTGAGGCGCTGCCGGTCGCCGGGGTGCGCAATCCGCTGCCCGCCGTGGGCGGCACCGAGCCCGAACCGAGCGAGCAGGTACGCCAGTTGGCTCCGCTCGACCTGAAACGCACCCGGCAGCGCGCGGTGACCGCCGAGGACTACGCCGCCCTGGCCTCCGCACTGCCCGGGGTGCAGCGGGCGGCGGCCGACATCCGCTGGACGGGCAGCGTGCAGGAGGCCCATGTCGCCGTCGACGCGCAGGGGGCCGGGGAACCGGCACCCGAGCTGCTCGACTCGGTGGCGTACGCGCTGGAGAGCTACCGGCGGATCGGACACGACCTCGTGGTAGGCCCCGCGAGCACCGTAGCGCTGGACATCGCCCTGTCGGTATGTGCGGCACCCGGTCATCAGTACGGCCGGATCCTGACCGAGCTGTACCGGCTGATGGGCCGTGGGCGGCTGCCGGACGGGCGGCTCGGCTTCTTCCATCCCGATGCCCTGGTGTTCGGCGAACCGGTGCGGCTCAGCCGGCTGGTGGCGGCGGCCGCCGCGGTGCGAGGAGTGGAGAGCGTGACGGTGACCCGGCTCCGCCGGCTCCTCGACGACGTGGCCGGGGACGACGGGGACGACACGGCCCTGGAGGCAGGCGTGCTGCGGCTCGGCCCGCTGGAGATCGCACGGTGCGACAACGACCCGGACCGGCCCGAGAACGGGCGGCTGACCATCGAACTCGCCGGAGGTAGCCGATGA
- a CDS encoding GPW/gp25 family protein, with the protein MPMRTVRGDIAFPFRSDRRGRTAHAAHDEHVRDLVEQLLFTSPGERVMRPDFGCGLLDLVFTPNSPELASALELSVEAALQRWLGELIDVESLDVVSEENVVRVYLRYVVRSTGNRRDEVFEGSGPA; encoded by the coding sequence ATGCCGATGAGGACCGTACGCGGCGACATCGCGTTCCCGTTCCGCAGCGACCGGCGCGGGCGGACGGCTCACGCCGCGCACGACGAGCATGTGCGGGATCTGGTCGAGCAGTTGCTGTTCACCAGCCCCGGTGAGCGGGTGATGCGGCCCGACTTCGGTTGCGGGCTGCTGGATCTGGTGTTCACACCGAACAGCCCCGAGCTGGCTTCGGCCCTGGAGCTGTCGGTGGAGGCCGCGCTACAGCGCTGGCTTGGCGAGCTGATCGATGTGGAGTCCCTGGACGTGGTGAGCGAGGAGAACGTGGTCCGGGTGTATCTGCGCTATGTGGTGCGCTCCACCGGGAACCGGCGCGACGAGGTCTTCGAAGGGAGCGGGCCCGCATGA
- a CDS encoding phage baseplate assembly protein V, protein MAAGPNNRFLGKFRGRVVSNDDPLKIGRVTVKVPDVLGDETSTWALPCLPFTGPQSGQYAVPAEGAGVWVEFEQGDVSFPIWTGCWYGDRTELPPDALTGGPVHQNVVIQTSDRHKFVLGDVPGGNGIRLQAATGAYIQVDEKGVTIANGQGASIVLDGGEVNINDGRLIVAKKQ, encoded by the coding sequence ATGGCTGCTGGACCCAACAACCGGTTTCTCGGCAAGTTCCGGGGGCGGGTGGTGAGCAATGACGATCCGCTGAAGATCGGGCGGGTGACGGTCAAGGTGCCGGACGTCCTGGGGGACGAGACGTCCACCTGGGCCCTGCCGTGCCTGCCGTTCACGGGGCCGCAGTCGGGGCAGTACGCGGTACCGGCCGAAGGCGCGGGAGTGTGGGTGGAGTTCGAGCAGGGGGATGTCAGTTTTCCTATCTGGACCGGTTGTTGGTACGGGGACAGGACCGAGCTGCCGCCCGATGCGCTCACCGGCGGCCCGGTGCACCAGAACGTGGTGATCCAGACCTCCGACCGGCACAAGTTCGTCCTGGGCGATGTGCCCGGCGGCAACGGCATCCGTCTCCAGGCCGCGACGGGGGCGTACATCCAGGTCGACGAGAAGGGCGTGACGATCGCCAACGGCCAGGGCGCCTCGATCGTGCTGGACGGCGGCGAGGTCAACATCAACGACGGCCGGCTGATCGTGGCCAAGAAGCAGTAA